In a genomic window of Candidatus Binatia bacterium:
- a CDS encoding MBL fold metallo-hydrolase: MRERPRKADGKRAGDATTLAFLGGARTVTGSKHLVRTAKSQVLLDCGMFQGQKELRLRNWRPLPLDPEAVSAVVLSHAHIDHSGALPLLFKQGFRGPVYCTPATADLLAILLLDAARLQEEEAAYANRHGYSKHRPALPLYTAEDVEQVWRLVEVRKRGEWFRVADGVSARLRQAGHILGSAIVELEIDGPPPRRLVFSGDLGRWKRPILHDPEYIDEGDVVLVESTYGDRVHPSDPTSILAQVVNDTVERGGVLIVPAFAVGRTQELVWALRHLEDTDRIPVVPVFVDSPMASHVTQIYARHRDEHDVDMQALTDAQRNPLETRRFELVRSVADSREIGMARGPMIVIAGSGMATGGRVLHHLRQRLPDERNTVLLTGFQAAGTRGRSLQDGAKTLRMFGEEVTVRAKVVALDGFSAHADRQDILRWLRGFRRAPRKLWLVHGEPEASASLCELVEEQLGWNVSVAEDGAMVPLDGDVAAVRERSRHEPSRRAPRRRGAVR, translated from the coding sequence GTGCGCGAGCGTCCGCGGAAGGCCGACGGCAAGCGCGCCGGGGACGCGACGACGCTCGCCTTCCTCGGCGGTGCCCGAACCGTCACCGGCTCGAAGCACCTCGTGCGCACGGCGAAGAGCCAGGTGCTGCTCGACTGCGGGATGTTCCAGGGGCAGAAGGAGCTGCGCCTGCGCAACTGGCGCCCGCTGCCGCTCGATCCCGAAGCGGTCTCGGCGGTGGTGCTGAGCCACGCGCACATCGACCACTCCGGCGCCCTGCCGCTCCTCTTCAAGCAAGGATTTCGCGGGCCCGTGTACTGCACGCCCGCGACCGCGGACCTGCTCGCCATCCTGCTGCTCGACGCGGCGCGGTTGCAGGAGGAGGAGGCCGCGTACGCGAACCGGCACGGCTACTCGAAGCACCGTCCGGCGCTGCCGCTCTACACCGCCGAGGACGTCGAGCAGGTGTGGCGTCTCGTCGAGGTGCGCAAGCGCGGCGAGTGGTTCCGCGTCGCCGACGGCGTGTCGGCGCGCCTGCGCCAGGCGGGGCACATCCTGGGCTCGGCGATCGTCGAGCTCGAGATCGACGGACCGCCGCCGCGTCGGCTCGTCTTCTCGGGCGACCTCGGACGCTGGAAGCGGCCGATCCTGCACGACCCGGAGTACATCGACGAGGGCGACGTCGTGCTCGTCGAGTCGACCTACGGCGACCGCGTCCACCCGAGCGACCCGACCTCGATCCTCGCCCAGGTCGTCAACGACACGGTGGAGCGCGGCGGCGTGCTGATCGTTCCCGCGTTCGCCGTCGGGCGCACGCAGGAGCTGGTCTGGGCGCTGCGCCACCTCGAGGACACCGACCGGATTCCGGTCGTGCCGGTCTTCGTCGACAGCCCGATGGCGTCGCACGTGACGCAGATCTACGCGCGTCACCGCGACGAGCACGACGTCGACATGCAGGCGCTCACCGACGCGCAGCGCAACCCGCTCGAGACGCGGCGCTTCGAGCTCGTGCGCTCGGTCGCCGACTCGCGCGAGATCGGCATGGCGCGCGGTCCGATGATCGTCATCGCCGGCAGCGGCATGGCGACCGGCGGACGCGTCCTGCACCACCTGCGACAGCGTCTGCCCGACGAGCGCAACACCGTCCTGCTGACCGGCTTCCAGGCCGCCGGCACGCGCGGACGCTCGCTGCAGGACGGCGCGAAGACGCTACGCATGTTCGGCGAGGAGGTGACCGTGCGAGCGAAGGTCGTCGCGCTCGACGGCTTCTCCGCGCACGCCGACCGTCAAGACATCCTGCGCTGGCTGCGCGGCTTCCGGCGCGCGCCGAGGAAGCTCTGGCTCGTGCACGGCGAGCCCGAAGCGTCGGCGAGCCTCTGCGAGCTCGTCGAGGAGCAGCTCGGCTGGAACGTGAGCGTCGCCGAGGACGGCGCGATGGTGCCGCTCGACGGCGACGTCGCCGCCGTCCGCGAGCGCTCGCGCCACGAGCCGTCGCGCCGCGCGCCGCGACGGCGAGGAGCCGTTCGCTAG
- a CDS encoding cytochrome c yields the protein MTTAVAALAWLAAPAEPARGESEGEKLYRTLCASCHGVDGRGDGPAAPALSPPPTDLTKSDLSVPELMKVIDGRRTIRAHGDAAMPVWGRVFEHALEGSPRQHRAALSTEQILAEYVRSLQKSDKDGKN from the coding sequence GTGACGACGGCGGTCGCGGCGCTCGCCTGGCTCGCAGCGCCCGCGGAGCCGGCACGCGGCGAAAGCGAAGGCGAGAAGCTCTATCGGACGCTGTGCGCGTCGTGCCACGGCGTCGACGGCCGCGGCGACGGTCCGGCGGCGCCCGCGCTCTCGCCGCCGCCGACCGACCTCACCAAGTCGGACCTCAGCGTCCCGGAGCTGATGAAGGTCATCGACGGACGGCGCACGATCCGAGCGCACGGCGACGCCGCCATGCCGGTCTGGGGACGCGTCTTCGAGCACGCGCTCGAGGGAAGCCCGCGCCAGCACCGCGCGGCGCTCAGCACCGAGCAGATCCTCGCCGAGTACGTGCGCAGCCTGCAGAAGTCCGACAAGGACGGGAAGAACTGA
- a CDS encoding sigma-54 dependent transcriptional regulator: protein MPDPILIAEDEPGVRESLAEVLRDAGHVVETAADGASALAALERQEFAVVVTDLRMPGADGLTVLRRARELSPQTVVMVMTAHGSIESAVEALRAGAADYVLKPVLFDDLLTKVERILEHRELVWQTQMLRRELERHVEFDLVGKSPAMQEVTKLLAKVAPTRSTVLITGESGTGKEVIARAIHAASELRHKIFLPVNCAAIPESLLESQLFGHVRGAFTGAVSNQEGLFSRARGGTIFLDEIGDMPLGLQSKLLRVVESREILPVGATTPIKVDVRVLAATNRDLAKMVEEGTFREDLYYRLNVVNIHLPPLRERREDIPGLIDFLIRRHRRELKRPFKGVDNAALKVLMAQPWKGNVRELDNVIEHAMIVGEGEWITLADLPRSLRGPDADLSPVVGDDLREALRAYERIHIESVLQRTGNDKKLAAERLGLSLSSLYRKIEELGIPLGR from the coding sequence GTGCCGGATCCGATCCTGATCGCGGAAGACGAGCCCGGAGTCCGCGAAAGCCTCGCCGAGGTGCTGCGCGACGCGGGCCACGTGGTCGAAACCGCGGCGGACGGCGCGAGCGCGCTCGCGGCGCTCGAGCGACAAGAATTCGCTGTCGTCGTCACCGACCTCCGCATGCCGGGCGCGGACGGCCTCACCGTGCTGCGCCGCGCGCGCGAGCTGTCGCCGCAGACGGTGGTCATGGTGATGACCGCGCACGGCAGCATCGAGAGCGCGGTCGAGGCGCTGCGCGCGGGCGCCGCCGACTACGTGCTCAAGCCGGTGCTGTTCGACGACCTGCTCACCAAGGTCGAGCGCATCCTCGAGCACCGCGAGCTCGTCTGGCAGACGCAGATGCTGCGCCGCGAGCTCGAGCGCCACGTCGAGTTCGACCTGGTCGGCAAGAGCCCGGCGATGCAGGAGGTGACGAAGCTCCTCGCCAAGGTGGCGCCGACGCGCAGCACGGTGCTGATCACCGGCGAGAGCGGCACCGGCAAGGAGGTGATCGCGCGCGCGATCCACGCCGCGAGCGAGCTGCGCCACAAGATCTTCCTGCCGGTCAATTGCGCGGCGATCCCGGAGTCGCTGCTCGAGAGCCAGCTCTTCGGGCACGTGCGCGGCGCGTTCACCGGCGCGGTCTCGAACCAGGAAGGCCTCTTCAGCCGCGCGCGCGGCGGAACGATCTTCCTCGACGAGATCGGCGACATGCCGCTCGGGCTGCAGTCGAAGCTGCTGCGCGTCGTCGAGTCGCGCGAGATCCTGCCGGTCGGCGCGACGACGCCGATCAAGGTCGACGTCCGCGTGCTCGCCGCGACCAACCGCGACCTCGCGAAGATGGTCGAGGAAGGGACGTTCCGCGAGGACCTCTACTACCGGCTCAACGTGGTGAACATCCACCTGCCGCCGCTGCGCGAGCGGCGCGAGGACATCCCCGGCCTGATCGACTTCCTGATCCGGCGTCACCGTCGCGAGCTCAAGCGGCCGTTCAAGGGCGTCGACAACGCGGCGCTCAAGGTGCTGATGGCGCAGCCGTGGAAGGGCAACGTGCGCGAGCTCGACAACGTGATCGAGCACGCGATGATCGTCGGCGAGGGCGAGTGGATCACGCTCGCCGACCTGCCGCGCTCGCTGCGCGGTCCCGACGCCGACCTGTCGCCGGTGGTCGGCGACGACCTGCGCGAGGCGCTGCGCGCCTACGAGCGCATCCACATCGAGTCGGTGCTGCAGCGCACGGGCAACGACAAGAAGCTCGCCGCCGAGCGCCTCGGTCTCTCGCTCTCCTCGCTGTATCGCAAGATCGAGGAGCTGGGGATTCCGCTTGGCCGATGA
- a CDS encoding HAMP domain-containing sensor histidine kinase: MADERDTARKTRELSELIGLDAEKRAERLAFYDISPADEAHLAKLAEICDPHLERAIADFYAHLLRFPELEEMLRAVPDRVHKLQGLQREYFHQLTRGRLDADYFESRLRVGNAHQRVGLRPEWYIGGFSLLLRAYLRTIFEQRGSTLPPEAEALIKTLFLDLSLAIDTYIAGGFVEREHAARLQRATEMAQEALRTKEQTERLKDDLTSMVVHDLKNPVNGIAMTAQLALRKSADLPEAHVNYLRQIERTCREMMRLIQNLLEIAKIEEGKMPVAKEALPAAELIAEVQREYEPVAAQAGRELIVQVPDGLPDLVADRSLLKRVLVNLVANALRHSGSPDVVIAAAVEDPSHVVLTVTDRGSGFDEPDLEVVFEKFRSVRRSPASAPTGDTGLGLPFCKLAVEHMGGRIGVRSQPGVETTFWVSLPRSA, encoded by the coding sequence TTGGCCGATGAACGCGACACGGCGCGCAAGACGCGCGAGCTCAGCGAGCTGATCGGCCTCGACGCCGAGAAGCGGGCCGAGCGCCTCGCGTTCTACGACATCTCCCCCGCCGACGAGGCGCACCTCGCGAAGCTCGCGGAGATCTGCGACCCGCACCTCGAGCGAGCGATCGCCGACTTCTACGCGCACCTGCTGCGCTTCCCGGAGCTCGAGGAGATGCTGCGCGCGGTCCCCGACCGCGTGCACAAGCTGCAGGGGCTGCAGCGGGAGTACTTCCACCAGCTCACGCGCGGCCGCCTCGACGCGGACTACTTCGAGAGCCGGCTGCGCGTCGGCAACGCGCACCAGCGCGTCGGGCTCCGGCCCGAGTGGTACATCGGCGGCTTCAGCCTGCTGCTGCGCGCGTACCTGCGGACGATCTTCGAGCAGCGCGGCAGCACGCTGCCGCCCGAGGCGGAGGCGCTGATCAAGACGCTCTTCCTCGACCTCTCGCTCGCGATCGACACCTACATCGCCGGCGGCTTCGTCGAGCGCGAGCACGCGGCGCGCCTGCAGCGCGCGACCGAGATGGCGCAGGAGGCGCTGCGCACCAAGGAGCAGACCGAGCGCTTGAAGGACGACCTCACGAGCATGGTCGTCCACGACCTGAAGAATCCGGTGAACGGCATCGCGATGACCGCGCAGCTCGCGCTGCGCAAGAGCGCCGACCTGCCGGAAGCGCACGTCAATTACCTGCGGCAGATCGAGCGCACCTGCCGCGAGATGATGCGTCTCATCCAGAACCTCCTCGAGATCGCGAAGATCGAGGAGGGCAAGATGCCGGTCGCGAAGGAAGCGCTGCCAGCGGCGGAGCTGATCGCCGAGGTGCAGCGCGAGTACGAGCCGGTCGCGGCACAGGCGGGACGCGAGCTCATCGTGCAGGTCCCGGACGGCCTGCCCGACCTGGTCGCCGACCGCAGCCTGCTCAAGCGCGTGCTCGTCAACCTGGTCGCGAACGCGCTGCGCCACAGCGGCAGCCCGGACGTCGTCATCGCCGCGGCGGTGGAGGATCCGTCGCACGTCGTGCTCACCGTCACCGACCGCGGCAGCGGCTTCGACGAGCCGGACCTCGAGGTGGTGTTCGAGAAGTTCCGCTCCGTGCGCCGCTCGCCGGCGAGCGCACCGACCGGCGACACCGGGCTCGGCCTCCCCTTCTGCAAGCTCGCCGTCGAGCACATGGGCGGCCGGATCGGCGTGCGCAGCCAGCCGGGCGTCGAGACGACCTTCTGGGTCAGCTTGCCGCGGAGCGCGTGA
- a CDS encoding universal stress protein yields the protein MALAPMSQPGPLLVPLDFSPTSEVVLEFAADMAGRFDAEIVLLHVEAAAETAPLDGDGLARRERSRAALERARSTLVERGLSVRTLLRPGDPAREVLRLADVERPLAIVIGSHGHSRSTAPLLGSVSDRVVRYAGWPVLLVPHPSRRLTSTVTRSAAS from the coding sequence ATGGCGCTCGCGCCGATGAGCCAGCCAGGTCCGCTTCTCGTGCCGCTCGACTTCTCGCCGACCTCCGAGGTCGTGCTCGAGTTCGCCGCGGACATGGCTGGCCGCTTCGACGCGGAGATCGTGCTGCTGCACGTCGAGGCGGCGGCGGAGACGGCGCCGCTCGACGGCGATGGCCTCGCACGACGCGAGCGCTCGCGCGCGGCGCTCGAGCGCGCGCGCAGCACGCTCGTCGAGCGCGGGCTCAGCGTGCGGACGCTGCTCCGTCCCGGCGATCCCGCGCGCGAGGTGCTGCGGCTCGCCGACGTCGAGCGCCCGCTCGCGATCGTCATCGGATCGCACGGCCACTCGCGCTCGACGGCGCCGCTGCTCGGCAGCGTCTCGGACCGCGTGGTGCGCTACGCCGGCTGGCCGGTGCTGCTCGTCCCGCACCCCTCGCGGCGCCTGACGAGCACCGTCACGCGCTCCGCGGCAAGCTGA
- a CDS encoding alcohol dehydrogenase catalytic domain-containing protein: MVLRKLCDLRHETAPLSYETVPDPEPGPNDLLLEVSVCGVCHTELDEIEGRTPPRTLPMILGHQAVGRVIGRGEAATQIALGARVGVAWIHHACGVCRHCRVGDENLCLEFVATGRDVPGGYAERMIVPETFAHPIPEGLSDVEAAPLLCAGAIGWRSLRLTGMSDGDRLGLTGFGASGHLVLAMVRRRFPSSEVYVFARNPEERAFARELGAVWTGDSEDLAPAKLHAIIDTTPAWRPVLGALANLEPGGRLVINAIRKESADRDRLATLDYARDLWLEKEIKSVANVTRADVREFLEFAATAKIAPAATEFPLADANRVLVELKRAAGRGAKVLRVA, encoded by the coding sequence ATGGTTCTCCGCAAGCTGTGCGACCTGCGGCACGAGACGGCGCCGCTGTCGTACGAGACCGTGCCCGACCCCGAGCCGGGTCCGAACGACCTGCTGCTCGAGGTCAGCGTGTGCGGCGTCTGCCATACCGAGCTCGACGAGATCGAAGGCCGCACGCCGCCACGCACGCTGCCGATGATCCTCGGCCACCAGGCGGTCGGGCGCGTCATCGGCCGCGGCGAGGCCGCGACGCAGATCGCGCTCGGCGCGCGCGTCGGCGTCGCCTGGATCCACCACGCGTGCGGCGTCTGCCGCCACTGCCGCGTGGGCGACGAGAACCTGTGCCTGGAGTTCGTCGCCACCGGACGCGACGTCCCCGGCGGCTACGCCGAGCGGATGATCGTCCCGGAGACGTTCGCGCACCCGATCCCGGAGGGGCTGTCGGACGTCGAGGCCGCGCCGCTTCTCTGCGCAGGCGCGATCGGCTGGCGCTCGCTGCGTCTCACCGGGATGTCCGACGGCGACCGACTCGGCCTCACCGGCTTCGGCGCCTCGGGCCACCTCGTGCTCGCGATGGTGCGCCGACGCTTCCCGTCGAGCGAGGTGTACGTCTTCGCGCGCAACCCCGAGGAGCGCGCGTTCGCGCGCGAGCTCGGCGCCGTGTGGACCGGCGACAGCGAGGATCTCGCGCCCGCGAAGCTGCACGCGATCATCGACACCACGCCCGCGTGGCGCCCCGTGCTCGGCGCGCTCGCGAACCTCGAGCCGGGCGGACGGCTGGTGATCAACGCGATCCGCAAGGAGAGCGCCGACCGCGACCGGCTCGCGACGCTCGACTACGCGCGCGACCTCTGGCTCGAGAAGGAGATCAAGAGCGTCGCCAACGTGACCCGCGCCGACGTGCGCGAGTTCCTCGAGTTCGCCGCGACCGCGAAGATCGCGCCCGCCGCGACCGAGTTCCCGCTCGCGGACGCGAACCGCGTGCTGGTCGAGCTCAAGCGCGCCGCGGGGCGCGGCGCGAAGGTGCTGCGCGTCGCGTGA
- a CDS encoding c-type cytochrome, giving the protein MSTIGARAAASALVLAATLACALGARDAHARLRTDLRGAQLYATECAPCHGPTGRGDGPEGVYFNPPPRNLHEGFLALYETDEIVARIRSGQPLTIEIDQVALRRRERMVEDIVAHLERLPDVDWERVERGAELYATRCAGCHGPFGRPEEAGALPEQPPRQNLSAPSFQKSVSDTKLLELVRHEREGLPRIAPLDASDARDVVAYVRLLSPGFELYSLWCAGCHGDDGSGVGEPGVGVDRPEVVLDRAYLRAQDPKELRRNVVHMLESQEGAMPHMQRGLSEEQVRSIVEYLRATDKSPRPSPQRK; this is encoded by the coding sequence ATGAGCACGATCGGCGCCCGCGCCGCGGCCTCCGCGCTCGTCCTGGCTGCGACGCTCGCCTGCGCGCTCGGCGCGCGCGACGCGCACGCCCGCCTGCGCACCGACCTGCGCGGCGCGCAGCTCTACGCGACCGAGTGCGCGCCGTGCCACGGTCCGACCGGACGCGGCGACGGCCCCGAGGGCGTCTACTTCAACCCGCCGCCGCGCAACCTGCACGAGGGCTTTCTCGCGCTCTACGAGACCGACGAGATCGTGGCGCGGATCCGCAGCGGGCAGCCGCTGACGATCGAGATCGATCAGGTGGCGCTGCGCCGCCGCGAGCGGATGGTCGAGGACATCGTCGCGCACCTCGAGCGCTTGCCGGACGTCGACTGGGAGCGCGTCGAGCGCGGCGCCGAGCTCTACGCGACGCGCTGCGCGGGCTGCCACGGGCCGTTCGGGCGCCCGGAGGAGGCCGGCGCCCTTCCCGAGCAGCCCCCGCGGCAGAACCTGTCCGCGCCGTCCTTCCAAAAATCGGTCAGCGACACAAAGCTCCTCGAGCTCGTGCGGCACGAGCGCGAAGGCCTGCCCCGCATCGCGCCGCTCGACGCCTCCGACGCGCGCGACGTCGTCGCGTACGTGCGGCTCCTGTCGCCGGGCTTCGAGCTCTACTCGCTGTGGTGCGCGGGCTGCCACGGCGACGACGGCAGCGGCGTCGGCGAGCCCGGCGTCGGCGTCGACCGTCCGGAGGTCGTTCTCGACCGCGCCTATCTGCGCGCGCAGGATCCGAAGGAGCTGCGGCGCAACGTCGTGCACATGCTCGAGTCGCAGGAAGGCGCGATGCCGCACATGCAGCGCGGCCTCAGCGAGGAGCAGGTGCGCAGCATCGTCGAGTACCTGCGCGCGACCGACAAGAGCCCGCGGCCCTCGCCGCAGCGCAAGTGA
- a CDS encoding c-type cytochrome — MRIVLRCRLVAILGVVLGLLVPSVALGADAPDGAALYLVQCAPCHGVGGSGDGPEARWFVPKPRDLRAGVLDASEDALVARLRDGAPLPITPDPKTLAERLANLDALVAHVERLPTIDWAQVDAGAALFAARCAVCHGPYGKPLPASELPPGVQRPPRDLWDAGFQRVTSDDELIAVVQHGHRAMPAIPGLQDDAKARTLLPFLRLLSPGFETYSYSCAPCHGDEGRANGVLARGEQRPRVVFDRAWLASKDRAQLRKEVAHMLEQHGARMPHFREALSDAELRAIVGHLKQND; from the coding sequence ATGCGGATCGTCCTTCGCTGCCGGCTGGTCGCGATCCTGGGCGTCGTCCTGGGACTGCTCGTGCCGTCCGTGGCCCTCGGCGCCGACGCGCCCGACGGCGCCGCGCTCTACCTCGTTCAGTGTGCGCCCTGCCACGGCGTCGGCGGCAGCGGCGACGGACCGGAGGCGCGCTGGTTCGTGCCCAAGCCCCGCGACCTGCGCGCTGGCGTGCTCGACGCCAGCGAGGACGCGCTGGTCGCCCGCCTGCGCGACGGCGCGCCGCTGCCGATCACGCCCGATCCGAAGACGCTCGCCGAGCGCCTCGCGAATCTCGACGCGCTGGTCGCGCACGTCGAGCGCCTGCCGACCATCGACTGGGCGCAGGTCGACGCCGGTGCGGCGCTGTTCGCCGCGCGCTGCGCCGTCTGTCACGGACCGTACGGCAAGCCGCTGCCGGCGTCCGAGCTGCCGCCCGGCGTGCAGCGTCCGCCGCGCGACCTCTGGGACGCGGGCTTCCAGCGCGTAACGAGCGACGACGAGCTGATCGCCGTGGTCCAGCACGGGCACCGCGCGATGCCGGCCATCCCCGGGCTGCAGGACGACGCCAAGGCGCGCACGCTGCTGCCGTTTCTCCGCCTGCTGTCGCCGGGCTTCGAGACCTACTCGTACTCCTGCGCGCCGTGCCACGGCGACGAGGGACGCGCGAACGGCGTGCTCGCGCGCGGCGAGCAGCGGCCGCGCGTCGTCTTCGATCGCGCCTGGCTCGCGAGCAAGGATCGCGCGCAGCTCCGCAAGGAGGTCGCGCACATGCTCGAGCAGCACGGCGCGCGCATGCCGCACTTCCGCGAAGCGCTGTCGGATGCCGAGCTGCGCGCGATCGTCGGCCATTTGAAGCAGAACGACTGA
- a CDS encoding universal stress protein has product MSNGKGLRTIVVGTDFSEDATAALGWAETIARDHGAHLVLVHAAPSEVLPAPEFIPLPAEYYERIHAESRQRLEGIAAEVRQRGLTVDCELLLSLPANGVLDVAARRNADLIVVGTRGQTGWKRALLGSTAARLVREATCPVLVVHPQDAGPPRPVRTIVVPTDFSEDASLAANAAAKLLGELGGERRLVLLHAYRCPIEAAHLPAKVLMDALRDAERAAQQSLESLAATLRRPGLTIDTMAREGYPPEVIVELARTAKADLIAMGTHGRSGLGRFLLGSTAERVLPTAPCPVLTVHRPS; this is encoded by the coding sequence ATGAGCAACGGCAAGGGGCTTCGCACCATCGTCGTCGGCACCGACTTCTCGGAGGACGCGACCGCCGCCCTCGGGTGGGCCGAAACCATCGCGCGTGACCACGGAGCGCACCTCGTGCTGGTGCACGCGGCGCCCTCCGAGGTGCTCCCCGCGCCGGAGTTCATCCCGCTGCCGGCCGAGTACTACGAGCGGATCCACGCCGAGTCGCGACAGCGGCTCGAGGGCATCGCGGCCGAGGTCCGTCAGCGTGGCTTGACGGTCGACTGCGAGCTCCTGCTGAGCTTGCCCGCGAACGGCGTGCTCGACGTCGCCGCGCGGCGCAACGCCGATCTGATCGTCGTCGGGACGCGCGGTCAGACCGGCTGGAAGCGCGCGCTGCTCGGCAGCACGGCGGCGCGGCTCGTCCGCGAGGCGACCTGCCCCGTGCTGGTCGTGCACCCGCAGGACGCGGGTCCGCCGCGTCCGGTGCGCACGATCGTCGTGCCGACCGACTTCTCGGAGGACGCGAGCCTCGCGGCGAACGCCGCCGCGAAGCTGCTCGGCGAGCTCGGCGGCGAGCGGCGTCTGGTGCTGCTGCACGCCTACCGCTGCCCGATCGAGGCGGCGCACCTGCCGGCGAAGGTCTTGATGGACGCGCTGCGCGACGCCGAGCGCGCGGCGCAGCAGAGCCTCGAGTCGCTCGCCGCGACGCTGCGCCGTCCTGGGCTCACGATCGACACCATGGCGCGCGAGGGCTACCCGCCCGAGGTGATCGTCGAGCTCGCGCGCACCGCGAAGGCCGATCTGATCGCGATGGGGACGCACGGACGCTCGGGGCTCGGCCGCTTCCTGCTCGGCAGCACCGCGGAGCGCGTCCTGCCGACGGCGCCCTGCCCGGTGCTGACGGTGCACCGGCCGAGCTAG
- a CDS encoding NYN domain-containing protein: MVDERKILAVFVDFENLALGFKAGERFDIERVLARLVEKGDIVVKRAYADWKRFADFRTQLHEAAFELIEIPGRGISGKNSADIRLCVDAMDLCNSKPHINTFVIVSGDSDFSPLVSKLKENGKHVIGLGTEASTSDLLRDNCHEFIYYEDLAAVVEEPAELPAANEKQRKAFALLLESLQALRRENRDVLWSSLIKETIKRKRPSFNEAFYGYKTFGKLLEDAARRGLLELTRDAQNRSYIVTRFGPEMSTRPAESAERAERTERAPEPEAAKAESAKPAAKKASRSPRSSRRRSRSSSPAATPAS, translated from the coding sequence ATGGTGGATGAGCGCAAGATCCTCGCGGTATTCGTCGACTTCGAGAACCTCGCCCTCGGCTTCAAGGCGGGCGAGCGCTTCGACATCGAGCGGGTGCTCGCGCGCCTGGTCGAGAAGGGCGACATCGTCGTCAAGCGTGCGTACGCCGACTGGAAGCGCTTCGCCGACTTCCGCACGCAGCTCCACGAGGCGGCGTTCGAGCTGATCGAGATCCCCGGCCGCGGCATCAGCGGCAAGAACTCGGCCGACATCCGTCTGTGCGTCGACGCGATGGATCTCTGCAACTCGAAGCCGCACATCAACACCTTCGTGATCGTCTCGGGCGACAGCGACTTCTCGCCGCTGGTCTCGAAGCTCAAGGAGAACGGCAAGCACGTCATCGGACTCGGCACCGAGGCCTCGACCTCCGATCTTTTGCGCGACAACTGCCACGAGTTCATCTACTACGAGGACCTCGCCGCCGTCGTCGAGGAGCCGGCCGAGCTGCCGGCCGCGAACGAGAAGCAGCGCAAGGCGTTCGCGCTGCTGCTCGAGTCGCTGCAGGCGCTGCGTCGCGAGAACCGCGACGTGCTGTGGTCGTCGCTGATCAAGGAGACCATCAAGCGCAAGAGGCCGTCGTTCAACGAGGCGTTCTACGGCTACAAGACCTTCGGCAAGCTGCTCGAGGACGCGGCGCGCCGCGGCCTGCTCGAGCTCACGCGCGACGCGCAGAACCGCTCCTACATCGTGACCCGCTTCGGACCCGAGATGAGCACGCGTCCGGCGGAGTCCGCAGAGCGAGCGGAGCGCACGGAGCGAGCGCCCGAGCCCGAGGCGGCGAAGGCCGAGAGCGCGAAGCCCGCCGCGAAGAAGGCGTCCCGCTCGCCGCGCTCCTCGCGCCGGCGCTCGCGCTCGTCGTCCCCGGCCGCCACTCCGGCTTCCTGA